In a single window of the Actinomycetota bacterium genome:
- the secA gene encoding preprotein translocase subunit SecA, whose protein sequence is MGILDRILRAGEGKKLKALQSLVPDINAHEASIRKLSDAELVAKTAEFRHRLERGETLDDLLLEAFAVVREAADRVIGQRHFDVQMMGGAALHFGWVAEMKTGEGKTLVSTLPAYLNGLSGRGVHLVTVNDYLARFHSEWMGRIYRWLGLDVGLVVPGYREQPELKRKDYGADITYGTNNEFGFDYLRDNMAPRLDAKVQRGHAYAIVDEVDSILIDEARTPLIISGRIADAAKLYYRFASIVRTLSRDSDYEVEEDKRVVMPTEAGIEKVERALGVENLYDEVQRNLVHQMQVALKAKELYKRDKDYIIQNGEVKIVDEFTGRILEGRRWSEGIHQAVEAKEGVKIKEENQTLATITLQNYFRMYDKLAGMTGTAQTEAAELMNTYGLQVVPIPTNRPNIRDDQADLIYKSEEAKFGAIVDDIVERHERGQPVLIGTVSVEKSEHLSRMLTKRGVAHEVLNAKQHAREAEIVTQAGRLHAITVATNMAGRGVDILLGGNPEGLARREVLKEGHAPETLLDEFALPVPLEAMSDEDRAARELARRRYAELLALYKEQCQEEGDAVRRLGGLFVIGSERHESRRIDNQLRGRSGRQGDPGASRFYLSLEDELMRLFATGALSWVMGRALPDDEAIEHKMVTKAIERAQSTVEQRNAEIRKNVLKYDEVMNEQRKVIYQRRDQILEGVDLKAGAMEYLADAVDSLIETHCVSEADDEWDLDGLGKELNTFWPTEIDAATLARTKNTDEMYDVVMADASAFYEKREAELGPDVMREVERQVMLRIIDQRWREHLEEMDYLKEGINLRAMGQKDPLTEWQREGYEMFGGLMKGVAQDFVRYVMHVQVVQNQPQAPDQVQNVQQTSSDTAPASASALGEASAAAQAAAGATAPQRGAARAPVPAGLAGAAASSASSGAGPAPASRTVVKGEWEKTPRNAPCPCGSGKKYKLCHGAS, encoded by the coding sequence ATGGGAATCCTCGATCGCATCCTTCGTGCCGGCGAAGGCAAGAAGCTGAAGGCGCTTCAGTCTCTCGTCCCCGACATCAACGCTCACGAAGCCTCCATTCGGAAATTGAGCGACGCCGAGCTCGTCGCCAAGACCGCTGAGTTCCGCCATCGCCTCGAACGCGGCGAGACACTCGACGACCTGCTGCTCGAAGCGTTCGCGGTGGTCCGCGAGGCCGCCGACCGCGTGATCGGCCAGCGCCACTTCGACGTGCAGATGATGGGCGGGGCGGCGCTCCACTTCGGTTGGGTGGCCGAGATGAAGACCGGCGAGGGCAAGACGCTCGTCTCCACCTTGCCCGCCTACCTGAACGGCTTGTCGGGGCGTGGGGTGCACCTCGTCACCGTCAACGACTACCTCGCCCGGTTCCACTCGGAGTGGATGGGTCGCATCTACCGCTGGCTAGGCCTCGATGTCGGGCTGGTCGTGCCCGGCTATCGCGAGCAGCCGGAGCTGAAGCGCAAGGACTACGGCGCCGACATCACCTACGGCACCAACAACGAGTTCGGCTTCGACTACCTGCGCGACAACATGGCCCCGCGCCTCGATGCCAAGGTGCAGCGCGGCCACGCCTACGCGATCGTCGACGAGGTCGACTCGATCCTCATCGACGAGGCCCGTACCCCGCTCATCATCTCCGGGCGCATCGCCGATGCGGCCAAGCTCTACTACCGCTTCGCGTCGATCGTGCGCACCTTGTCGCGCGACTCCGATTACGAGGTCGAAGAGGACAAGCGGGTGGTGATGCCGACCGAGGCCGGCATCGAAAAGGTCGAGCGCGCCCTCGGCGTCGAGAACCTCTACGACGAGGTGCAGCGCAACCTGGTGCACCAGATGCAGGTCGCGTTGAAGGCGAAGGAGCTGTACAAGCGCGACAAGGACTACATCATCCAGAACGGCGAGGTGAAGATCGTCGACGAGTTCACCGGGCGCATCCTGGAGGGCCGTCGCTGGAGCGAGGGCATCCACCAGGCGGTCGAGGCGAAGGAAGGGGTGAAGATCAAGGAGGAGAACCAGACCCTGGCCACGATCACCCTGCAGAACTACTTCCGCATGTACGACAAGCTCGCCGGCATGACCGGCACCGCCCAGACCGAGGCCGCCGAGCTGATGAACACCTACGGCTTGCAGGTGGTGCCGATCCCGACCAACCGCCCGAACATCCGCGACGACCAGGCCGACCTCATCTACAAGAGCGAGGAGGCCAAGTTCGGTGCGATCGTCGACGACATCGTCGAGCGTCACGAGCGTGGCCAGCCCGTGCTGATCGGCACGGTGAGCGTTGAGAAGAGCGAACACCTCTCGCGGATGCTCACGAAGCGCGGCGTCGCCCACGAGGTGTTGAACGCCAAGCAGCACGCCCGAGAGGCCGAGATCGTCACCCAGGCCGGCCGGCTGCACGCGATCACCGTCGCCACGAACATGGCCGGTCGCGGCGTCGACATCTTGCTCGGCGGCAACCCCGAGGGCCTCGCCCGGCGCGAGGTGCTGAAGGAGGGCCACGCCCCCGAGACCCTGCTCGACGAGTTCGCCCTGCCGGTCCCCCTCGAGGCGATGTCGGACGAAGACCGCGCGGCGCGCGAGCTGGCGCGGCGGCGCTACGCGGAGCTGCTCGCGCTGTACAAGGAGCAGTGCCAAGAGGAAGGCGACGCAGTGCGCCGACTCGGTGGCCTGTTCGTGATCGGCTCGGAGCGCCACGAGAGCCGCCGGATCGACAACCAGCTGCGCGGCCGCTCCGGGCGCCAGGGTGATCCCGGTGCCAGCCGCTTCTACCTGAGCCTCGAGGACGAGTTGATGCGCCTCTTCGCCACCGGCGCGCTGAGCTGGGTGATGGGTAGAGCCCTGCCCGACGACGAGGCGATCGAGCACAAGATGGTGACCAAGGCGATCGAGCGCGCCCAGAGCACGGTCGAGCAGCGCAACGCCGAGATCCGCAAGAACGTGCTCAAGTACGACGAGGTGATGAACGAGCAGCGCAAGGTGATCTATCAGCGCCGCGACCAGATCCTCGAAGGTGTCGACCTGAAGGCCGGGGCGATGGAGTATCTCGCCGACGCCGTCGACTCGTTGATCGAGACGCACTGTGTGAGCGAAGCCGACGACGAGTGGGACCTCGATGGTCTCGGCAAGGAGCTGAACACCTTCTGGCCGACCGAGATCGACGCCGCGACGCTCGCGCGCACCAAGAACACCGACGAGATGTACGACGTCGTCATGGCCGACGCGTCGGCGTTCTACGAAAAGCGCGAGGCCGAGCTCGGCCCCGACGTGATGCGTGAGGTCGAGCGCCAGGTGATGCTGCGCATCATCGACCAGCGCTGGCGCGAACACCTCGAGGAGATGGACTACCTGAAGGAGGGCATCAACCTTCGCGCGATGGGCCAGAAGGACCCGCTCACCGAGTGGCAGCGGGAGGGCTACGAGATGTTCGGCGGCCTGATGAAGGGCGTCGCGCAGGACTTCGTGCGGTACGTGATGCACGTCCAGGTGGTGCAGAACCAGCCTCAGGCCCCCGACCAGGTGCAGAACGTGCAGCAGACGTCGAGCGACACCGCGCCCGCGTCGGCGTCGGCGCTCGGCGAGGCCTCGGCAGCCGCGCAGGCCGCAGCCGGCGCGACGGCGCCCCAACGCGGAGCGGCCCGGGCCCCGGTGCCCGCCGGCCTGGCGGGAGCCGCCGCCTCGTCGGCGTCGAGCGGCGCGGGGCCGGCACCCGCCAGCCGCACCGTGGTGAAGGGTGAGTGGGAGAAGACCCCGCGCAACGCGCCATGCCCTTGCGGCTCCGGCAAGAAGTACAAGCTCTGCCACGGCGCGTCCTGA